A genomic window from Streptomyces sp. NBC_01429 includes:
- a CDS encoding methionine synthase, whose product MSALSYGPATGIGSLPGGDARETARAVTGTFEGFPYLPELPARGPGADMIGRTAGLLAEVYARVEPSGWRIGDRPGRDTKRARSWLGEDLDALEEFTQGYEGPLKIQAVGPWTLAAALELRNGEAALSDPGACRDLTASLVEGLTGHLAEVRRRVPGAVPVLQLDEPSLTAVLRGHIKSASGYRAHRAADRQVVESALREVTALGAGTTVVHSCAPDVPFALLRRAGAAAVSFDFDLLTERDEETIGDAVEGGTKLFAGIVPGTDGPLSDPAGSVRGVRTLWRRLGLNPGTLAESVVLTPACGLAGASPAYAHAAQAHCVRAARSLVDNPE is encoded by the coding sequence GTGAGCGCGCTGTCCTACGGACCCGCCACGGGCATCGGCTCCCTGCCGGGCGGCGACGCGCGGGAGACCGCCAGGGCCGTCACCGGAACCTTCGAGGGATTCCCGTACCTGCCGGAACTGCCCGCACGCGGGCCCGGCGCCGACATGATCGGCCGTACGGCGGGGCTCCTCGCCGAGGTCTACGCGCGCGTGGAGCCAAGCGGCTGGCGGATCGGCGACCGGCCCGGCCGGGACACCAAGCGGGCCAGGTCATGGCTGGGGGAGGACCTGGACGCGCTGGAGGAGTTCACCCAGGGATACGAGGGGCCGCTCAAGATCCAGGCCGTCGGACCGTGGACCCTGGCCGCCGCGCTGGAACTGCGCAACGGCGAGGCGGCGCTCAGCGACCCCGGAGCCTGCCGGGACCTGACCGCCTCCCTGGTGGAAGGGCTCACCGGGCATCTCGCCGAGGTACGGCGCCGGGTGCCGGGAGCCGTACCGGTGCTCCAGCTCGACGAGCCGTCCCTCACCGCCGTCCTGCGCGGACACATCAAATCCGCCAGCGGCTACCGCGCCCACCGCGCGGCGGACCGCCAGGTGGTCGAGAGCGCGCTGCGGGAGGTGACCGCGCTCGGTGCCGGGACGACGGTGGTGCACTCGTGCGCGCCTGACGTGCCCTTCGCGCTGCTGCGGCGCGCGGGCGCCGCGGCCGTTTCGTTCGATTTCGACCTGCTCACCGAGCGTGATGAGGAGACGATCGGCGACGCCGTCGAGGGCGGTACGAAACTCTTCGCCGGAATCGTGCCGGGTACCGACGGCCCATTGTCAGACCCTGCCGGTAGCGTCAGGGGAGTCAGAACGCTGTGGCGCAGGCTGGGGCTGAATCCGGGGACTCTCGCGGAGTCCGTGGTGCTCACCCCCGCGTGCGGGCTCGCGGGTGCTTCACCCGCGTACGCGCACGCCGCGCAGGCCCACTGCGTCAGGGCCGCGAGATCCCTCGTGGACAACCCTGAGTGA
- a CDS encoding SDR family oxidoreductase → MATHLITGAGSGIGAAVARRLHERGDDLLLFARDAARAKELVAGFPGARTLVGDLSNPDRLSWALAQQSMPDRLDSLLHIAGVVDLGTVGELTPKAWHSQLAVNLVAPAELTRLLLPQLRVAHGQVIFVNSGAGLSAHAEWSAYAASKHGLKALADALREEERPNGLRVTSVYPGRTASPMQAKVHQQEGKEYDPSRWIDPESVATTILAALDLPRDARIDDVTVRPGR, encoded by the coding sequence ATGGCTACCCATCTGATCACCGGTGCGGGCTCCGGCATCGGCGCCGCCGTCGCGCGCCGCCTGCACGAGCGCGGCGACGACCTGCTGCTGTTCGCGCGCGACGCCGCCCGCGCCAAGGAACTCGTCGCGGGCTTTCCCGGCGCCCGTACCCTCGTCGGCGACCTCTCCAACCCCGACCGGCTCTCCTGGGCGCTCGCCCAGCAGTCCATGCCCGACCGGCTCGACTCGCTCCTGCACATCGCGGGCGTCGTGGACCTGGGGACGGTCGGGGAGCTGACCCCCAAGGCCTGGCACAGCCAGCTCGCGGTGAACCTCGTGGCCCCGGCGGAGCTGACCCGGCTCCTCCTGCCCCAACTGCGCGTCGCACACGGCCAGGTGATCTTCGTCAACTCGGGCGCCGGGCTCAGCGCCCACGCCGAGTGGAGCGCGTACGCCGCCTCCAAGCACGGCCTCAAGGCGCTGGCCGACGCGCTGCGCGAGGAGGAGCGCCCCAACGGCCTGCGGGTCACCTCCGTCTACCCGGGCCGTACGGCGAGCCCCATGCAGGCCAAGGTCCACCAGCAGGAGGGCAAGGAGTACGACCCGTCCCGCTGGATCGACCCCGAGTCCGTGGCCACCACGATCCTGGCCGCGCTCGATCTGCCGCGCGACGCCCGGATCGACGACGTCACGGTCAGGCCGGGCCGGTGA
- a CDS encoding AAA family ATPase yields MITRIEIDGFKSFVGFGLDVRPCTVLMGVNGAGKSNLLDALDFVRRVVTTGLVRALDGDNPRLAARDLFHHADGAGGAYTAAELTVKIGMIVPSAYGPLPLVVRLGVERHGTPPGPVRVGWRGGRVWVSSLTRTEWMDRLSIPGQLRAALATARESFVERNGTDWASLRGSDPASGAPKAEGAQELLGHLASETATWERIALDPAAMRRPFGGSDELTLLSNGGNLAAVLQRLSTEELRDMEADLAALIPEASGIRPLFDDRRGEYDFDVRFRHTGWTSPPMLSDGTMRVLALLAAWYDDRRAGLLAVEEIENGLHPTRIAELVRRLRRDVADFPDLVELAGKVFGFRQLIATTHSPVLLSALRDDDSGSLVFLEQASHVDPARPGVSTVTRARPVRKPRADEEPGDTVTVEQVKRLLESMGQVIS; encoded by the coding sequence GTGATCACCCGCATTGAGATCGACGGCTTCAAGTCGTTCGTGGGCTTCGGCCTGGACGTACGTCCCTGCACGGTGCTCATGGGCGTCAACGGCGCTGGGAAGTCGAACCTCCTGGACGCGCTGGACTTCGTCCGGCGGGTGGTGACGACCGGGCTGGTCAGAGCCCTGGACGGCGACAACCCGCGGCTCGCCGCCCGAGACCTCTTCCACCATGCCGACGGAGCCGGCGGCGCCTACACGGCGGCTGAGCTGACTGTCAAAATCGGCATGATCGTGCCCAGCGCGTACGGGCCGCTCCCGCTGGTCGTCCGGCTGGGAGTCGAAAGGCACGGCACGCCACCGGGGCCGGTGAGGGTCGGGTGGCGCGGCGGACGGGTGTGGGTGAGCAGCCTCACGCGTACGGAGTGGATGGACCGGCTGTCGATCCCGGGACAGCTGCGTGCGGCACTCGCCACGGCGAGGGAGTCGTTCGTGGAGCGCAACGGGACCGACTGGGCTTCTCTCCGCGGCAGCGATCCCGCCTCGGGCGCCCCCAAGGCAGAGGGCGCGCAGGAGCTTCTCGGTCACCTCGCGAGCGAAACCGCGACCTGGGAGCGGATCGCACTCGATCCCGCCGCCATGCGCAGGCCGTTCGGCGGCAGTGACGAGCTGACGCTCCTTTCGAACGGCGGCAATCTGGCTGCCGTTCTCCAGCGGCTCAGCACGGAAGAGCTCCGCGACATGGAGGCCGATCTGGCCGCTCTGATCCCTGAAGCGTCCGGGATCAGGCCGCTGTTCGACGACCGGCGCGGTGAGTACGACTTCGACGTACGGTTCCGGCACACCGGCTGGACATCCCCGCCGATGCTGTCCGACGGCACGATGCGTGTGCTCGCGCTGCTGGCGGCCTGGTACGACGACCGTCGGGCCGGCCTGCTGGCCGTCGAGGAGATCGAGAACGGGCTGCACCCCACCCGGATCGCCGAACTGGTGCGGCGGCTGCGCAGAGACGTGGCCGACTTCCCGGACTTGGTGGAACTGGCCGGGAAGGTCTTCGGGTTCCGCCAGCTCATCGCGACCACTCACTCGCCCGTTCTGCTCTCCGCCCTCCGGGACGACGACTCCGGCAGCCTCGTCTTCCTGGAACAGGCGTCCCACGTCGACCCGGCGCGCCCCGGGGTCTCGACCGTCACCCGGGCCCGCCCCGTGCGTAAGCCCCGCGCGGACGAGGAACCCGGCGACACGGTCACCGTCGAGCAGGTGAAGCGGCTGCTGGAGTCCATGGGACAGGTGATCTCATGA
- the gatC gene encoding Asp-tRNA(Asn)/Glu-tRNA(Gln) amidotransferase subunit GatC — protein MPGITREEVAHLARLARLELKGEELEHFAGQLDDIIGAVARVSEVADQDVPPTSHPLPLTNVMRADEVRPSLTPEQALSGAPAQEQQRFKVPQILGED, from the coding sequence ATGCCTGGCATCACGCGCGAGGAGGTCGCCCACCTCGCCCGGCTGGCGCGTCTGGAGCTGAAGGGCGAAGAGCTAGAGCACTTCGCCGGACAGCTCGACGACATCATCGGCGCGGTCGCCCGCGTATCCGAGGTAGCCGACCAAGACGTACCGCCGACCTCCCACCCGCTGCCGCTGACCAACGTCATGCGCGCGGACGAGGTCCGTCCGTCGCTCACCCCCGAGCAGGCGCTTTCCGGCGCCCCTGCCCAGGAGCAGCAGCGTTTCAAGGTGCCGCAGATCCTGGGGGAGGACTAA
- the gatB gene encoding Asp-tRNA(Asn)/Glu-tRNA(Gln) amidotransferase subunit GatB: MTVIDLVSYEDALATYDPVMGLEVHVELGTKTKMFCGCSTELGAEPNSQTCPTCLGMPGSLPVVNAIGVESAIKIGLALNCEIAEWCRFARKNYFYPDMPKNFQTSQYDEPIAFNGHLDVQLEDGEIFRVEIERAHMEEDTGKSLHVGGATGRIHGASHSLLDYNRAGIPLIEIVTKPIEGAGARAPEVAKAYVAELRELIKALGVSEARMEMGQMRCDVNLSLRPHGRAEFGTRSETKNVNSLRSVERAARFEIQRHAAVLNGGGTILQETRHFHEEDGSTTSGRIKDNAEDYRYFPEPDLVPVAPARDWVEELRQGLPELPRVRRNRLREEWGVSEHDMQSILNAGAIDLIVATIEAGAPADQARKWWMGELARHANESGRALDEQPITPAQVARVAALVASGDLNDKLARQVIEGVLAGEGDPDTVVEKRGLKVVSDEGALGTAVDEAIAANAAVADKIRAGKVAAAGALVGAVMKATRGQADAARVRELILERLAPSE, from the coding sequence GTGACCGTCATTGACCTGGTGTCGTACGAGGACGCCCTCGCGACCTACGACCCCGTCATGGGCCTGGAAGTCCATGTCGAGCTGGGTACCAAGACCAAGATGTTCTGCGGCTGCTCGACCGAGCTGGGTGCCGAGCCCAACTCGCAGACCTGCCCGACCTGTCTTGGCATGCCGGGATCGCTGCCCGTCGTCAACGCGATCGGTGTCGAGTCGGCGATCAAGATCGGCCTCGCGCTGAACTGCGAGATCGCCGAGTGGTGCCGCTTCGCCCGGAAGAACTACTTCTATCCGGACATGCCGAAGAACTTCCAGACCTCCCAGTACGACGAGCCGATCGCCTTCAACGGCCATCTGGACGTCCAGCTGGAGGACGGCGAGATCTTCCGCGTGGAGATCGAGCGCGCCCACATGGAGGAGGACACCGGCAAGTCGCTGCACGTCGGCGGCGCCACCGGACGTATTCACGGGGCGTCCCACTCGCTGCTGGACTACAACCGCGCCGGTATCCCGCTCATCGAGATCGTCACCAAGCCCATCGAGGGAGCCGGAGCGCGCGCCCCCGAGGTCGCCAAGGCGTACGTCGCCGAGCTGCGTGAGCTGATCAAGGCGCTGGGCGTCTCCGAGGCCCGGATGGAGATGGGCCAGATGCGGTGCGACGTGAACCTGTCGCTGCGCCCGCACGGCCGCGCGGAGTTCGGTACGCGCTCCGAGACGAAGAACGTCAACTCGCTGCGCAGCGTGGAGCGTGCCGCCCGGTTCGAGATCCAGCGCCACGCCGCGGTGCTGAACGGCGGCGGCACGATCCTCCAGGAGACCCGGCACTTCCACGAGGAGGACGGCTCCACCACCTCCGGCCGGATCAAGGACAACGCCGAGGACTACCGGTACTTCCCGGAGCCCGACCTCGTGCCGGTCGCCCCGGCCCGCGACTGGGTCGAGGAGCTGCGGCAGGGGCTTCCCGAGCTGCCCCGGGTACGCCGCAACCGGCTCCGCGAGGAGTGGGGCGTCTCCGAGCACGACATGCAGTCCATCCTCAACGCGGGCGCGATCGACCTCATCGTCGCCACCATCGAGGCCGGTGCCCCGGCCGACCAGGCCCGCAAGTGGTGGATGGGCGAGCTGGCCCGGCACGCCAACGAGTCGGGCCGCGCGCTGGACGAGCAGCCCATCACCCCGGCCCAGGTCGCCAGGGTCGCCGCGCTCGTCGCCTCCGGCGACCTCAACGACAAGCTGGCCCGGCAGGTGATCGAGGGCGTGCTCGCGGGCGAGGGCGACCCGGACACCGTCGTGGAGAAGCGCGGCCTGAAGGTCGTCTCCGACGAGGGCGCGCTCGGTACCGCCGTGGACGAGGCCATCGCGGCCAACGCGGCCGTCGCCGACAAGATCCGCGCGGGCAAGGTCGCCGCGGCCGGCGCGCTCGTCGGCGCGGTCATGAAGGCCACGCGCGGCCAGGCCGACGCGGCGCGCGTGCGCGAGCTGATTCTTGAGAGGCTCGCTCCGAGCGAATGA
- a CDS encoding putative bifunctional diguanylate cyclase/phosphodiesterase, translating to MKPTESAAPASPPRGIAGFVAGRAGIAAWTPPLVVGLAVAVLATGLVRTLLDGLALFPGSTAGWALAVLTGIIVGHLVALGRDRWWGGTGSGAALTLAVLLLYGWVAAGLVSLTVVVLVGVARRHRWRQGVLHGAADMLGIGAAALVLALFGVVPTVERPWQPLDWSIGSVPEIVLAAATHLLVTRLLLWYALSPQHSGEPAGARTALYRQGLVAVALLGIAPLICVVAVSLPVLLPLFAIPLIALDSTLWIARARAEEQLRDPLTKLPNRQWLLERTWSALEEAEGMGARSALVLIDLDRFRSVNDTLGHLAGDRLLLQIADRLRLALPRGAEAARLGGDEFAVLLPTCDSTTSAQRVARHLVAELSSPLDLDGLTLVLEASAGVAVYPEHAADAEGLLRRADVAMYQAKRDRTGVEVYESKRDSNTPDRLGLLGDLRRALDAGEVELHYQPKVRFDGQVAGLEALVRWVHPERGRVPPDDFIAIAESSGLMPHLTEYVLEKALAQVARWRSQGLMVPVAVNVSPRDVHTPGFAGAVAARLARHGVPAGSLQLEITEHVLLEDPQRAADTLAGLTGHGVKMSLDDFGTGYSSLVHLRRLPVSELKIDRSFVARLAVDTEDAEIVRCTVDLAHSLGLLVVAEGVEDDETWERLRDLGCDAVQGWLVAAAMPPHEATAWLLARGERGWQRPAELEAARARERSQVVQQSGHVVQ from the coding sequence ATGAAACCGACCGAGAGCGCCGCCCCGGCCTCACCCCCGCGCGGAATCGCGGGATTTGTGGCGGGACGCGCCGGTATCGCGGCCTGGACACCCCCTCTGGTGGTGGGACTGGCCGTGGCCGTCCTGGCGACAGGACTGGTCCGTACGCTGCTGGACGGGCTCGCGCTCTTCCCCGGCTCCACGGCCGGCTGGGCGCTGGCCGTCCTCACCGGCATCATCGTCGGGCACCTGGTCGCGCTCGGCCGCGACCGCTGGTGGGGCGGTACGGGCTCCGGCGCCGCCCTCACCCTGGCGGTGCTGCTGCTGTACGGCTGGGTGGCGGCCGGGCTGGTCAGCCTGACCGTCGTGGTCCTGGTCGGCGTGGCCCGCCGGCACCGCTGGCGGCAGGGCGTGCTGCACGGAGCGGCGGACATGCTGGGCATCGGCGCCGCCGCGCTCGTCCTCGCCCTGTTCGGCGTGGTCCCGACCGTCGAGCGGCCCTGGCAGCCGCTCGACTGGTCCATCGGCAGCGTCCCGGAGATCGTGCTCGCCGCCGCCACCCATCTCCTCGTCACCCGGCTGCTGTTGTGGTACGCGCTCTCCCCGCAGCACAGCGGCGAGCCGGCCGGCGCCAGGACCGCCCTCTACCGACAGGGTCTCGTCGCGGTCGCGCTGCTCGGCATCGCGCCGCTGATCTGCGTCGTCGCCGTGTCCCTGCCGGTGCTGCTGCCCCTGTTCGCCATTCCGCTGATCGCCCTCGACTCGACGCTCTGGATCGCCAGGGCGCGGGCCGAGGAGCAGTTGCGCGACCCGCTGACCAAACTGCCCAACAGGCAGTGGCTGCTGGAGCGCACCTGGTCGGCGCTGGAGGAGGCGGAGGGCATGGGGGCCAGGTCCGCGCTGGTCCTGATCGACCTCGACCGCTTCCGTTCCGTCAACGACACCCTCGGCCATCTCGCGGGGGACCGGCTGCTCCTCCAGATAGCCGACCGGCTCAGGCTGGCCCTGCCGCGCGGCGCGGAGGCCGCCCGGCTCGGCGGCGACGAGTTCGCCGTACTCCTGCCGACCTGCGACTCCACCACCAGCGCCCAGCGCGTCGCCCGCCATCTGGTGGCCGAGCTGTCCTCGCCGCTGGATCTCGACGGCCTCACGCTCGTCCTGGAGGCCAGCGCCGGAGTGGCGGTCTACCCCGAGCACGCGGCGGACGCGGAGGGCCTGCTGCGCCGCGCGGACGTCGCGATGTACCAGGCGAAGCGGGACCGCACGGGCGTCGAGGTGTACGAGTCCAAGCGCGACTCCAACACCCCCGACCGGCTCGGGCTGCTGGGCGACCTGCGGCGTGCCCTGGACGCCGGCGAGGTGGAGCTGCACTACCAGCCGAAGGTTCGCTTCGACGGCCAGGTGGCCGGCCTGGAGGCGCTGGTGCGCTGGGTGCACCCGGAGCGCGGCCGGGTCCCTCCCGACGACTTCATCGCCATCGCCGAGTCCTCCGGTCTCATGCCTCACCTCACGGAATACGTACTGGAGAAGGCTCTCGCTCAAGTCGCCCGCTGGCGATCCCAGGGACTGATGGTCCCGGTGGCCGTCAACGTCTCGCCGCGCGATGTGCACACCCCCGGATTCGCGGGCGCGGTGGCCGCCCGGCTGGCCCGGCACGGCGTCCCGGCCGGCTCCCTCCAGCTGGAGATAACCGAACACGTACTGCTGGAGGACCCCCAGCGGGCGGCCGACACCCTCGCGGGACTGACCGGGCACGGCGTGAAGATGTCCCTGGACGACTTCGGCACCGGATACTCCTCGCTGGTGCACCTGCGCCGGCTGCCGGTCAGCGAGCTGAAGATCGACCGGTCGTTCGTGGCCAGGCTCGCGGTCGACACCGAGGACGCCGAGATCGTGCGCTGCACTGTCGACCTGGCGCACTCGCTGGGACTCCTCGTCGTCGCGGAGGGCGTCGAGGACGACGAGACCTGGGAGCGGCTGCGGGACCTGGGGTGCGACGCGGTGCAGGGCTGGCTGGTGGCCGCCGCGATGCCGCCGCACGAGGCGACGGCCTGGCTGCTGGCCAGGGGCGAGCGGGGCTGGCAGCGCCCGGCCGAGTTGGAGGCGGCGCGCGCCAGGGAGCGCTCGCAGGTGGTCCAGCAGTCGGGCCACGTCGTGCAGTAG
- the ligA gene encoding NAD-dependent DNA ligase LigA: MPEVPAEARERHALLSEQIEEHRFRYYVKDQPVVSDGEFDRLLRSLEELEETHPELRTPDSPTQKVAGQYETEFTAVQHRERMLSLDNAFDDEELAAWAERVAKDVGTPDFHFLCELKVDGLAVNLTYEHGLLTRAATRGDGRTGEDITPNVRTIAEIPHRLHGERVPDLVEIRGEVYFPMEAFQELNARLVEAGDKPFANPRNAAAGSLRQKDPKITATRPLHMVVHGIGAREGFDIDCLSHAYELLREWGLPTAQHNRVVQSVQEVREFIAHFGENRHSVEHEIDGVVVKLDEIPLQGRLGSTSRAPRWAIAWKYAPEEVNTKLVNIRVGVGRTGRVTPYAQVEPVTVAGSEVEFATLHNQEVVKAKGVWIGDTVVLRKAGDVIPEILGPVIDLRPEDAYEFVMPAECPECGTPLRAMKEGDIDLRCPNARTCPAQLRERLFYLAGRKCLDIENFGYVAAAALTKPLEPDTPPLVDEGDLFDLTIEQLLPIKAYVLDQDSGLPKRDPKTGEDKKAMVFATKEGEPKRNAEKMLENIAKAKDRPLARIITGLSVRHVGPVAAEALAREFRSIDRIDEATQEELAAVEGVGPVIAASLKEWFADEWHREILRKWRAAGVRTEDEGSGEDQGPRPLEGLTVVVTGTLERYTRDGAKEALQARGAKVTGSVSKKTAFVVVGENPGSKHDKAVQLKVPVLDERGFTVLLEQGPDAAAAVSVAAAEKSAETAEESTETAENSAAADRTGPEMGKETEITPQE, encoded by the coding sequence ATGCCCGAGGTGCCCGCGGAGGCGCGGGAGCGGCACGCCCTGCTCTCCGAGCAGATCGAGGAGCACCGCTTCCGGTACTACGTGAAGGACCAGCCGGTCGTCAGCGACGGCGAGTTCGACCGGCTGCTGCGCTCGCTGGAGGAGCTGGAGGAGACTCATCCGGAGCTGCGCACCCCGGACTCCCCGACCCAGAAGGTCGCCGGGCAGTACGAGACGGAGTTCACCGCGGTCCAGCACCGCGAGCGGATGCTCTCCCTGGACAACGCCTTCGACGACGAGGAGCTGGCGGCCTGGGCGGAGCGCGTCGCCAAGGACGTGGGCACCCCCGACTTCCACTTCCTGTGCGAGCTGAAGGTCGACGGACTGGCCGTCAACCTCACCTACGAGCACGGTCTGCTGACCCGCGCGGCGACCCGGGGCGACGGCCGTACGGGCGAGGACATCACGCCCAACGTCCGTACGATCGCCGAGATCCCGCACCGGCTGCACGGCGAGCGCGTCCCGGACCTCGTCGAGATCCGCGGCGAGGTCTACTTCCCGATGGAGGCGTTCCAGGAGCTCAACGCGCGTCTGGTGGAGGCCGGCGACAAGCCCTTCGCCAACCCGCGCAACGCGGCGGCGGGTTCGCTGCGCCAGAAGGACCCGAAGATCACCGCGACCCGCCCGCTGCACATGGTGGTGCACGGCATCGGGGCCCGTGAGGGCTTCGACATCGACTGCCTCTCGCACGCCTACGAGCTGCTGCGCGAGTGGGGTCTGCCCACCGCCCAGCACAACAGGGTGGTCCAAAGCGTCCAGGAGGTGCGGGAGTTCATCGCCCACTTCGGGGAGAACCGGCACTCCGTCGAGCACGAGATCGACGGCGTCGTCGTCAAGCTGGACGAGATCCCGCTCCAGGGCCGGCTGGGCTCCACCTCGCGCGCGCCGCGCTGGGCGATCGCCTGGAAGTACGCGCCGGAGGAGGTCAACACCAAGCTGGTGAACATCCGGGTGGGTGTCGGCCGCACCGGGCGCGTCACCCCGTACGCGCAGGTCGAGCCGGTGACGGTGGCCGGCTCCGAGGTCGAGTTCGCCACCCTGCACAACCAGGAGGTGGTGAAGGCCAAGGGCGTGTGGATCGGGGACACGGTGGTGCTGCGCAAGGCGGGCGACGTCATCCCGGAGATCCTCGGCCCGGTCATCGATCTGCGCCCTGAGGACGCGTACGAGTTCGTGATGCCGGCCGAGTGCCCCGAGTGCGGGACCCCGCTGCGGGCGATGAAGGAGGGCGACATCGACCTCCGCTGCCCCAACGCGCGCACCTGCCCGGCCCAGTTGCGGGAGCGGCTGTTCTACCTGGCGGGCCGCAAGTGCCTGGACATCGAGAACTTCGGCTATGTCGCCGCCGCCGCCCTGACCAAGCCGCTGGAGCCCGACACCCCGCCGCTGGTGGACGAGGGCGACCTCTTCGACCTCACCATCGAGCAGCTGCTGCCCATCAAGGCGTACGTCCTGGACCAGGACAGCGGACTGCCCAAGCGGGACCCGAAGACGGGTGAGGACAAGAAGGCGATGGTCTTCGCCACCAAGGAGGGCGAGCCCAAGCGGAACGCCGAGAAGATGCTGGAGAACATCGCGAAGGCCAAGGACCGCCCGCTGGCCCGGATCATCACCGGCCTCTCCGTGCGCCATGTCGGGCCGGTCGCCGCCGAGGCGCTGGCCCGGGAGTTCCGCTCCATCGACCGGATCGACGAGGCCACGCAGGAGGAGCTGGCGGCCGTCGAGGGCGTCGGACCGGTCATCGCGGCCTCGCTCAAGGAGTGGTTCGCGGACGAGTGGCACCGCGAGATCCTGCGCAAGTGGCGCGCGGCCGGGGTCCGTACGGAGGACGAGGGCTCGGGCGAGGACCAGGGGCCGCGCCCGCTGGAGGGCCTCACGGTCGTGGTGACCGGCACGCTGGAGCGGTACACGAGAGATGGCGCGAAAGAGGCGCTTCAGGCGCGTGGTGCCAAGGTGACCGGATCCGTGTCGAAGAAGACCGCCTTCGTCGTGGTCGGCGAGAACCCCGGTTCGAAGCACGACAAGGCCGTGCAGTTGAAGGTCCCCGTGCTGGACGAACGGGGCTTCACCGTCCTCCTGGAGCAGGGTCCGGACGCGGCCGCGGCGGTGTCCGTCGCGGCCGCCGAGAAGAGTGCGGAAACGGCCGAGGAGAGCACGGAAACGGCCGAGAACAGCGCGGCGGCGGATAGGACAGGGCCGGAGATGGGTAAGGAGACGGAAATCACTCCCCAGGAGTAA
- the gatA gene encoding Asp-tRNA(Asn)/Glu-tRNA(Gln) amidotransferase subunit GatA has translation MTDISKTDITKLTAAGIAERIASGELTAVEVTEAHLARIEAVDEKINAFLHVDREGALAQARAVDAKRAAGEPLGPLAGVPVALKDIFTTEGVPTTVGSKILEGWIPPYDATLTKKLKAAGVVILGKTNMDEFAMGSSTENSAYGPTANPWDLTRVPGGSGGGSSASLASYQAPLAIGTDTGGSIRQPAALTGTVGVKPTYGGVSRYGMVAFSSSLDQGGPCARTVLDAALLHEAIAGHDPLDSTSIDAPVPPVVEAARNGSVAGMRVGVVKQFRGEGYQAGVVQRFDESVELLRELGAEIVELDCPSFDLGLAAYYLIAPSECSSNLARFDAMRYGLRVGDDGTRSAEDVTALTREAGFGDEVKRRIILGTYALSSGYYDAYYGSAQKVRTLITRDFEKAFERVDVIVSPTTPTTAFPIGERADDPMAMYLADLCTIPTNLAGNAAMSLPCGLAPEDGLPVGLQIIAPAMKDDRLYKVGAAVEAAFVEKWGHPLLEEAPSL, from the coding sequence ATGACGGACATCAGCAAGACGGACATCACCAAGCTCACCGCCGCCGGGATCGCCGAGCGCATCGCGTCCGGCGAACTCACGGCCGTCGAGGTCACCGAGGCCCATCTCGCCCGTATCGAGGCCGTCGACGAGAAGATCAACGCCTTCCTGCACGTCGACCGCGAGGGGGCGCTGGCCCAGGCCCGTGCCGTGGACGCGAAGCGGGCGGCGGGTGAGCCGCTCGGGCCGCTGGCCGGTGTGCCCGTCGCGCTCAAGGACATCTTCACCACCGAGGGGGTGCCGACCACCGTCGGCTCCAAGATCCTCGAAGGCTGGATCCCGCCCTACGACGCGACGCTCACCAAGAAGCTCAAGGCCGCCGGCGTCGTCATCCTCGGCAAGACCAACATGGACGAGTTCGCCATGGGGTCCTCCACCGAGAACAGCGCGTACGGCCCCACCGCCAACCCCTGGGACCTGACCAGGGTCCCCGGCGGCTCCGGCGGCGGCTCGTCCGCCTCGCTCGCCTCGTACCAGGCGCCGCTGGCCATCGGCACGGACACCGGCGGCTCCATCCGCCAGCCCGCCGCGCTCACCGGCACCGTCGGCGTCAAGCCGACCTACGGCGGGGTCTCCCGCTACGGCATGGTCGCCTTCTCGTCCTCCCTCGACCAGGGCGGCCCCTGCGCCCGTACGGTCCTGGACGCGGCCCTGCTGCACGAGGCGATCGCCGGTCACGACCCGCTCGACTCCACCTCCATCGACGCCCCGGTCCCGCCGGTCGTCGAGGCGGCCCGCAACGGCTCGGTCGCCGGGATGCGCGTCGGCGTCGTCAAGCAGTTCCGCGGCGAGGGCTACCAGGCGGGCGTCGTCCAGCGCTTCGACGAGTCGGTGGAGCTGCTCCGCGAGCTCGGCGCCGAGATCGTCGAGCTGGACTGCCCGTCCTTCGACCTCGGCCTGGCCGCGTACTACCTGATCGCGCCGTCCGAGTGCTCCTCGAACCTCGCCCGCTTCGACGCCATGCGCTACGGCCTGCGCGTCGGCGACGACGGTACGAGGTCCGCCGAGGACGTCACCGCGCTGACCCGCGAGGCCGGCTTCGGCGACGAGGTCAAGCGCCGGATCATCCTCGGCACGTACGCGCTCAGCTCCGGCTACTACGACGCGTACTACGGCTCGGCGCAGAAGGTCCGCACCCTCATCACCCGGGACTTCGAGAAGGCGTTCGAGCGGGTCGACGTGATCGTCTCCCCGACGACCCCGACCACCGCCTTCCCGATCGGCGAGCGCGCCGACGACCCGATGGCGATGTACCTCGCCGACCTGTGCACCATCCCCACCAACCTGGCGGGCAACGCGGCGATGTCGCTGCCCTGCGGCCTCGCCCCGGAGGACGGCCTCCCGGTCGGACTCCAGATCATCGCCCCCGCCATGAAGGACGACCGGCTGTACAAGGTCGGTGCCGCTGTCGAGGCGGCCTTCGTGGAAAAGTGGGGCCACCCGTTGCTGGAGGAGGCACCGTCGCTATGA